A section of the Solea senegalensis isolate Sse05_10M unplaced genomic scaffold, IFAPA_SoseM_1 scf7180000012646, whole genome shotgun sequence genome encodes:
- the tomm70a gene encoding mitochondrial import receptor subunit TOM70, giving the protein MAASKPVEPQSGSGLPRWQLALLVGAPIVLGVGAVYLWNRSRTKQGKGTGERKTPEGSASPVQEGQDGEAPRANREPEKTSPLDRAQAAKNKGNKYFKAGKYENAIQCYTEAIALCPTEQKSDLSTFYQNRAAAYEQQCKWTEVVQDCSQAVDMNPRYIKALFRRAKALEKLDNKKECLEDVTAVCILEAFQNQQSMLLADKVLKLLGKEKAKEKYKNREPMMPSPQFIKSYFSSFTDDIISQPLQKGEKKDEDKDNEGETAEVTESSGYLKAKQYMEEENYDKIISECTKEIESGGRYTAEALLLRATFFLLIGNATGAQPDLDRVINMQDANVKLRANALIKRGSMYMQQQQPMLSTQDFNMAAEIDTRNPDVYHHRGQLKILLDQVDEAVGDFDECIVLRPDSALAQAQKCFALYRQAYTGNNPSQVQTAMDGFEDVIRRFPKCAEGYALYAQALTDQQQFGKADEMYDKCIELEPDNATTYVHKGLLQLQWKQDLDLGLELISKAIEIDNKCDFAYETMGTIEVQRGNLDKAIEMFNKAINLAKSEMEMAHLYSLCDAAYAQTEVARKYGLKPPTL; this is encoded by the exons ATGGCTGCCTCAAAGCCAGTCGAGCCGCAGTCCGGGAGCGGACTCCCCCGCTGGCAGCTGGCCTTGTTAGTCGGGGCGCCCATAGTACTGGGAGTGGGGGCGGTGTACCTGTGGAACCGCAGCAGGACGAAGCAGGGCAAAGGCACCGGGGAGCGGAAAACTCCCGAAGGCAGCGCCAGCCCCGTGCAGGAGGGCCAGGACGGCGAGGCTCCGCGAGCCAACCGCGAGCCGGAGAAAACG AGCCCACTGGATCGAGCCCAGGCAGCAAAGAACAAGGGCAACAAGTACTTCAAGGCTGGCAAGTATGAGAACGCCATCCAGTGCTACACAGAGGCCATCGCCCTCTGCCCCACAGAGCAGAAGTCTGATCTGTCAACATTTTACCAGAACAGAGCAGCTGCCTACGAACAGCAG tgtaagtGGACAGAGGTGGTGCAGGACTGCTCTCAGGCTGTGGATATGAATCCACGCTACATCAAGGCTCTTTTCAGGAGAGCCAAAGCTCTGGAAAAACTTGACAACAAGAAGGAGTGTCTCGAGG ATGTCACAGCGGTGTGTATTCTTGAAGCCTTCCAGAACCAGCAGAGCATGTTACTCGCAGACAAAGTTCTGAAGCTGCTGGGCAAAGAGAAGGCCAAAGAAAAGTACAAG AACCGTGAGCCCATGATGCCGTCGCCTCAGTTCATCAAGTCGTACTTCAGCTCGTTCACAGATGACATCATCTCTCAGCCGCTgcagaaaggagagaagaaggaCGAAGACAAGGACAATGAGGGCGAGACAGCCGAGGTCACAGAGAG cTCTGGCTACCTGAAGGCGAAGCAGtacatggaggaggagaactACGACAAAATCATCAGCGAATGCACCAAGGAGATCGAGTCAGGTGGTCGTTACACTGCCGAGGCCCTGCTGCTGCGCGCCACCTTCTTCCTGCTGATCGGAAACGCCACTGGTGCTCAACCTGATTTAGACCGAGTCATCAACATGCAGGACGCCAATGTGAAG ctACGAGCAAACGCGTTGATCAAGCGTGGCAGCAtgtacatgcagcagcagcagcccatgCTCTCCACACAGGACTTCAACATGGCTGCCGAGATCGACACACGTAACCCTGACGTGTATCACCACCGAGGACAG CTGAAGATCCTGCTGGACCAAGTGGACGAGGCGGTGGGAGACTTTGACGAGTGCATCGTCCTCAGACCTGACTCTGCTCTGGCTCAGGCACAGAAATGTTTCGCTCTC TACAGACAAGCTTATACTGGAAACAACCCGTCACAAGTCCAGACGGCCATGGACGGCTTTGAGGACGTCATCAGGAGGTTTCCAAAGTGTGCAGAGGGCTACGCTCTTTATGCTCAG GCTCTGACTGACCAGCAACAGTTTGGAAAGGCAGACGAGATGTACGACAAGTGTATCGAACTGGAACCAGATAACGCTACCACATATGTCCACAAGGG gtTATTACAGCTTCAGTGGAAACAGGACCTGGACTTGGGTCTGGAGCTCATTAGTAAGGCCATTGAAATAGACAACAAGTGTGACTTTGCTTATGAAACTATGGGAACCATTGAAGTGCAGAG gggGAATTTGGACAAGGCCATAGAGATGTTCAACAAGGCCATTAACTTGGCCAAGTCAGAGATGGAGATGGCTCATTTGTACTCGCTGTGTGACGCAGCGTACGCGCAGACAGAAGTGGCCAGGAAGTACGGCCTGAAACCGCCaacactgtaa
- the lnp1 gene encoding leukemia NUP98 fusion partner 1, whose translation MSLRLLPAFTMDNDEDDDGNFTKWMSSYWGHGAEGGHSRDRKRSFKRASKSHVERRASLPTVSQLDTMSLNRLHTAAMSSREEKVEVRGHQRARRSSSSDDSRPKSAMTEKRITTIPELTEALERRLCVREHRTSTNRTDDGCYDDVRQREEAQELNCSHHYHKEVVRRLEACRPRSSSSSSSHVKAAAAAAAAAAAASSSCQVRRKSVDGPISKDKEEHTLRRQFSLRRHR comes from the exons ATGTCTCTCAGGCTTCTCCCTGCCTTCACCATGGACAACGATGAAGACGACGATGGAAACTTCACTAAGTGGATGAGCAGTTACTGGGGTCATGGCGCTGAGGGCGGACACTCTCGAGACAGGAAACGCAGTTTCAAGAGAGCGTCCAAGAGTCACGTCGAGAGGAGAGCGTCACTGCCCACTGTG TCACAGTTAGACACCATGAGTTTGAACAGACTCCACACAGCCGCcatgagcagcagagaggagaaggtggaggtcagaggtcaccagAGGGCTCgacgctcctcctcctcagatgaCAGTCGACCAAAGTCGGCCATGACGGAGAAACGCATCACTACCATCCCTGAACTCACGGAGGCGCTGGAGAggagactgtgtgtgcgtgaacaCAGGACCagcacg aaCAGAACAGATGACGGTTGTTATGATGACGTGCGTCAGAGAGAAGAAGCTCAGGAGTTGAACTGTTCACATCATTACCACAAAGAG GTGGTTCGTAGGTTAGAGGCGTGTCGgcctcgcagcagcagcagcagcagcagtcatgtgaaggcagcagcagcagcagcagcagcagcagcagcagcatcatcatcgtGTCAGGTGAGAAGGAAGTCTGTGGACGGACCGATCTCCAAGGACAAGGAGGAGCACACACTGCGACGTCAGTTTTCCCTGAGGAGACATCGCTGA
- the sft2d2a gene encoding SFT2 domain containing 2a gives MDKLKSVLSGEEARREDRTVLETVNEASSLSWATRIKGFVACFVVGAAFTVLGVCVLFLPRIGLTLFIVFYTFGNVCALGSTMFLMGPLKQLKRMCDKTRALATTIMITCLVLTLCAAFWWKNFGLALLFCILQVLSFTWYSLSYIPCVREALLKMLAMCMK, from the exons ATGGATAAACTGAAGTCGGTGCTCAGTGGAGAAGAAGCGCGCAGGGAAGACAGGACCGTGTTAGAG ACTGTAAATGAAGCCTCGTCGCTGAGCTGGGCCACGCGCATCAAAGGCTTCGTGGCGTGTTTCGTGGTGGGAGCCGCCTTCACGGTGCTG GGGGTGTGTGTTCTCTTCCTCCCCAGAATCGGCCTCACACTCTTCATTGTCTTTTACACCTTTGGAAATGTTTGTGCTCTGGGCAG CACCATGTTCCTCATGGGACCGCTCAAACAGCTGAAGAGGATGTGCGATAAAACCCGAGCTCTCGCCACCACCATCATGATT ACCTGCCTGGTGTTGACTCTCTGCGCCGCCTTCTGG TGGAAAAACTTTGGACTGGCTTTGTTATTTTGCATCTTACAGGTGTTATCGTTTACCTG gtaCAGTCTGTCGTACATCCCCTGTGTGAG agaAGCCCTTTTAAAGATGTTGGCCATGTGTATGAAGTGA
- the med8 gene encoding mediator of RNA polymerase II transcription subunit 8 encodes MQHREEKQLEASVESLASRVAHVKNALHSFIYKLENEYERLAWPSVLDNFALLSGQLNTINKLLKNEKTPSFRNQVIIPLLLSPDRDEDLAKLTEQRVPVFSHEIVPDYLRTKPDPEVEEQEKQLSTEAARIGPEVAQKQIQALNKVCSNLLEKLNNPRDDRDTETSSLRQNKPSFNPADTNALVGAVAFGKGLSKCRPPGPVAPTHPGQGPMMSGGPTLQQVTIGGGSGQQAGMGGPGAPQQQGQPGKMPSSIKTNIKSASGSMHPYTRSLPQQ; translated from the exons ATGCAG cacagagaggagaagCAGCTGGAGGCGTCAGTGGAGTCTCTGGCTTCACGAGTGGCTCACGTCAAAAACGCTCTGCACAGTTTCATTTATAAGTTAGAGAATGAATATGAGCGATTAGCCTG GCCGTCAGTGCTGGACAACTTCGCTCTTCTCTCCGGTCAACTCAACACCATCAACAAACTCCTGAAGAACGAGAAGACGCCGTCCTTTCGTAACCAGGTCATAATTCCACTGCTCTTGTCTCCGGACAGAGATGAAGACCTTGCG AAACTCACAGAGCAGCGAGTCCCGGTGTTCAGCCATGAGATCGTACCTGATTACCTGCGAACCAAGCCTGATCCtgaggtggaggagcaggagaagcagcTGAGTACTGAGGCGGCACGCATCGGCCCTGAAGTGGCACAG AAACAAATCCAGGCGTTGAATAAGGTTTGTTCTAATCTACTGGAGAAGCTGAACAATCCTCGAGacgacagagacacagagacttcAT CGTTGAGACAAAACAAACCCTCGTTTAACCCGGCTGATACAAACGCTCTGGTCGGAGCCGTGGCGTTTGGAAAAGGTCTTTCCAAGTGCAGACCTCCTGGTCCAGTGGCTCCCACTCATCCAGGACAGGGGCCCATGATGAGCGGAGGGCCCACCTTACAGCAGGTCACTATAGGAGGAGGTTCAGGTCAGCAGGCAGGGATGGGAGGACCTGGGGCTCCACAGCAGCAGGGACAGCCCG GAAAAATGCCGAGCAGCATCAAGACCAACATCAAATCTGCGTCTGGTTCCATGCATCCTTATACCCGGTCTCTGCCGCAGCAGTGA
- the LOC122759926 gene encoding eukaryotic translation initiation factor 4 gamma 1-like, whose product MERKRYNSEFLLSLQFVSASVIKPQNLTNMTDVVLDQVNKTPLPPANEASFNPDFTSSYSNSGSSSVGPDESEEPKKNMSIMSENNNMKFHKAESAWKPAVKKSTHKEDDHEKAKTQELFRCVRCILNKLTPQKFQKLIEKMRELMIDTEERLKGAIDLIFEKAISEPHFSVTYAKMCHCLMELKVPPSRTSGVNADFHKLLINHCQKEFEKDKRDDEILIKKQRVLEACKNEDKHQHLKEELEEARDKARRRSLGNVKFIGELFRLKMLKEPIMHECVKILLKKHDEESLECLCKLLSTIGKDLDHLKARSHVDKYFNQIGKIIKERKTSSRIRFKLLDLMDLRKSNWVPRRGDQGPKTIDQIHQEAEMEEHREQIKVQQQLIFKKEEGGGRICRDMWFRGLRRAGNDRATQPQDGRQNIMDKPNNTYVMKITKLGALDFNNPQLVQRGKHMKDVWTKGCSGGTRTKPGSKDHSSVRQHSDSMSSTDSSGECGGNRDKSKHKREPFNQSHHSEGQEDHDDRESQKQGGRNQVSPEPGHHVVPQQQRQRRRRRRKQRQE is encoded by the coding sequence ATGGAAAGGAAACGCTACAACAGCGAGTTCCTCTTAAGTCTCCAGTTTGTCAGTGCCAGTGTGATCAAACCCCAGAACCTGACAAATATGACTGATGTAGTCCTGGACCAGGTGAACAAGACTCCACTGCCACCTGCTAATGAAGCATCATTTAATCCTGATTTTACTTCCTCATATTCAAATTCTGGGAGCAGCTCAGTGGGACCGGATGAGAGTGAGGAACCTAAGAAAAACATGAGCATCATGtctgaaaataataacatgaaatTCCACAAGGCTGAGAGTGCATGGAAGCCAGCAGTGAAGAAGTCCACTCACAAAGAAGATGATCATGAAAAGGCCAAGACCCAGGAGCTGTTCAGGTGTGTGCGCTGTATCCTCAACAAGTTGACCCCTCAGAAGTTCCAGAAACTGATTGAAaagatgagagagctgatgatTGACACAGAGGAGAGGTTGAAGGGAGCCATTGACCTCATCTTTGAAAAAGCAATCTCAGAACCTCACTTCTCTGTGACCTACGCCAAAATGTGCCACTGCCTTATGGAACTGAAAGTCCCCCCTTCTAGGACATCAGGGGTTAATGCAGACTTCCATAAACTGTTGATTAACCACTGTCAGAAAGAGTTTGAGAAGGACAAACGTGATGATGAGATCTTGATAAAGAAGCAAAGGGTGTTGGAAGCTTGCAAAAATGAAGACAAGCATCAGCACTTGAAGGAGGAGCTGGAAGAGGCCAGAGACAAGGCTCGTCGCCGCTCACTGGGAAATGTGAAGTTTATAGGCGAGCTCTTCCGATTGAAGATGCTGAAAGAGCCCATCATGCACGAGTGTGTAAAGATACTACTAAAGAAACACGATGAAGAGTCTCTGGAGTGTCTATGTAAGCTGCTCTCCACCATCGGGAAAGATCTGGACCATTTAAAGGCCAGGTCTCACGTAGATAAGTATTTTAACCAGATTGGCAAGATCATCAAAGAAAGGAAGACCTCATCCAGAATCCGCTTCAAGCTGCTTGATCTCATGGACCTCAGGAAGAGTAACTGGGTGCCTCGAAGAGGAGACCAGGGTCCTAAAACAATCGACCAAATCCACCAGgaggcagagatggaggagCACAGGGAGCAGATCAAagtccagcagcagctcataTTCAAGAAAGAGGAAGGTGGAGGCAGAATTTGTCGAGACATGTGGTTCCGAGGCCTTCGCAGAGCAGGAAATGACCGAGCCACACAGCCACAAGATGGTAGACAGAACATCATGGACAAACCCAACAACACCTATGTCATGAAGATCACAAAGCTCGGAGCTCTGGACTTTAACAATCCACAGTTGGTTCAAAGAggcaaacacatgaaggacGTTTGGACCAAAGGCTGCAGTGGAGGAACCAGAACTAAACCAGGAAGTAAAGATCATTCCTCTGTAAGGCAGCACTCTGATTCCATGTCTTCAACAGACTCAAGTGGTGAATGTGGTGGAAACAGGgataaaagcaaacacaaaaggGAGCCATTCAACCAATCTCATCACAGTGAAGGACAGGAAGACCATGACGACAGAGAGTCACAGAAGCAAGGAGGGAGGAACCAGGTCTCACCTGAGCCTGGACACCATGTTGTTCCCcagcaacagagacagaggaggcgGAGACGGAGAAAACAGAGACAAGAGTAA